Sequence from the Bacteroidia bacterium genome:
CATACCATCACAAACAATTAATAAAAAACCATTTAGAGTCTGAAAATAACCGCAAACATCTTCATTTATCGCCCGAACTTTCCCTTTATCTGTGCAACTTGCAAATTCCGGCTTATGCCTCATCGTTTTTTATAGGAAAGCAAAAGTACATTTTTTTGAATTATGAAAAGGTTATCTCTTAATTATCTTACTTGTTACATAACAAAAAATCATAAAAATGGACTTTTAGCACTAACAACATAACGTAGGTGCTGATTTTTATTTTGGGTTGAAGGGTTTAACCTCCCCGGTGGGGGTGATAATGTAATAGTTTGACTTAGCGGGTGTTTCCGGCAGCATAAATTTAACAGCCATTGTATAAGTTATTTGCACGGCCGGCTCCGAAACTATCGGGTTTATAATAACGTCATAATTATCGGGCTCTACTTGATTATAGTATTTTGATACCGCTTTATAGATTTCTTTGGTATTAGCGGACGTTCTTTTGCGTGCTGCATTCAGTGAGGGGCGGGAAAATGCTTGATATGAGAAATAGCGGTTCGGCGGATATGTTATTGTAAAATTCTCATTAGCAACACGTTTTACGGAATCCATACGAATTCCCAGAGATTCGTATGCTTTCACCTTATTGCGAAATTCTCGATGGCAATGTGCGCGTAGGCTATCTCGGTAAGCTGCTTGGCTTGACAGAAAATAATCTACTTTTATTAAATCATAGATTTCAGCCTGAGCAGCTGCCGTAATGATAGCATCTAATTGAAAGGCTTTTTTATACTGAATCATAATGTTTTTTTGCAGTTCAAATCCCGCGGGAACTTCATTATAGCTTTTGCTAAACAGCTTTGAATCAGCTTGATAATCATATCTTGGCAAGAATGATACGAGATCAACAAAAATAGCCGTAGAGTCAAAACCGGCATGTTTAAGTTCTGTGCGTAGAACGGCTATTCTCTCGTTCATCAGTGCATCTGCCTGGGAGGCCGTTTCGGCAACCTGAATCACATTAAAAACGGCCACATATTTATCTGCGATAACGTTCATCAAGCCGGCCACCCGAATCAAAATCTCATTGTTAGCATATATTTCAACCGTTTTTGACGGATTTTTGTTTGGAAATGCTGCATTCCCAGATTCATCTGAATTATAGGATTTATTTTCTCTGTCATATAGTTGATTTCCACCTACTTGTGCCATTAATGACAAACAGCTAAATAGTAACCCACCAAGAATAATTGTGATAAACTTCATAAAAAATTATAAGTTATGATTCTGAAAGTATGATAAAAAGATTCGTGAGAAAGATTATACTTTATGCCTGAAACCCAAATCACTTGTTCTCAATGCCAAAACGCAAAAGTATCTAAAAATAGATATGAAAAATCTGTTATGAATTAGGTACAGAAGATGGGTCAGAAAGACTACTTGTTTTTCCAAGAAAACAGAGAATCATGACACCATGATAGCAATAATGTTCCATAAACAAAACTACATCTCCAATGGTTTTTGAACTACAAACCTGATTTTTAGCTATTTACAAAGTATGTGCTGCAATATCTTTTTCTGAGCTGATATTTTCAACTGCTTGTGGGTTAAGTAAAACGATTCTTTTTTTTACTACGTCAATCAAATTTTCTTGGCGAAAGGAAGACAGCGTTCTGATAACATTGGCAATATTCATATTTGATAAACCGGCTAAATCAGAACTGGTTAAGGTACAGTTAATAGTTTCGTTATCAATCAGTGTTCCAAAAAAGTCTTTAATATACAAAATGGTTTCGGCAAGCCTTGCTCTCATATATTTTTGGGTCATATTAACAAACCTCGAATCAGCTTCATCTAATTCATTTGTAAGCGTTTGGATAATTTTTAATGCCAATTTTGAATTTCCCTTCAAAACCCTCAAAAAATCTTGGGTATCTATGAAGCACACTGAGGATTCTTCTAAGGCAACAGCGGAATGGTTGTAGCGGGTCATAGAAACCACTGAACGAATATCAATAAAATCAACAGGTCTTTTGAGGCGCATAATTTGCTGGGTGTTATTTTTGGTGGTA
This genomic interval carries:
- a CDS encoding Crp/Fnr family transcriptional regulator, with amino-acid sequence MKDSHCNSLPNTCLTCEKKKNSLFDGLSADELSLLESHRTTVNYKKGEAIYKEGIRPLGLLCLNAGKVKLVRTTKNNTQQIMRLKRPVDFIDIRSVVSMTRYNHSAVALEESSVCFIDTQDFLRVLKGNSKLALKIIQTLTNELDEADSRFVNMTQKYMRARLAETILYIKDFFGTLIDNETINCTLTSSDLAGLSNMNIANVIRTLSSFRQENLIDVVKKRIVLLNPQAVENISSEKDIAAHTL
- a CDS encoding SIMPL domain-containing protein (The SIMPL domain is named for its presence in mouse protein SIMPL (signalling molecule that associates with mouse pelle-like kinase). Bacterial member BP26, from Brucella, was shown to assemble into a channel-like structure, while YggE from E. coli has been associated with resistance to oxidative stress.), which produces MKFITIILGGLLFSCLSLMAQVGGNQLYDRENKSYNSDESGNAAFPNKNPSKTVEIYANNEILIRVAGLMNVIADKYVAVFNVIQVAETASQADALMNERIAVLRTELKHAGFDSTAIFVDLVSFLPRYDYQADSKLFSKSYNEVPAGFELQKNIMIQYKKAFQLDAIITAAAQAEIYDLIKVDYFLSSQAAYRDSLRAHCHREFRNKVKAYESLGIRMDSVKRVANENFTITYPPNRYFSYQAFSRPSLNAARKRTSANTKEIYKAVSKYYNQVEPDNYDVIINPIVSEPAVQITYTMAVKFMLPETPAKSNYYIITPTGEVKPFNPK